From the Naumovozyma dairenensis CBS 421 chromosome 10, complete genome genome, the window AATAccacaaaataaaatcccatcatatttcattaatagAATGAATAGAATTTgtaaaaatatcatttggGGATCAAATCCTACTCGTATCTTATATTTATCTCAAGAAATTGTCATAATGAGAGATGATATGGCTGATagatttaaaagaaatagtATCACTTTCCCCATGcaagaagaaatgaaacaacaacatatattagaattacaagaacaattaaataaattatcagTAGATGATACAATATCtattaatcaattaattaataacGAGGGtcaattaaattcaaaagtGAAAGAATCAAGAAGATTGGTGAAAACAATTTTAGATCAGGGTCATTTATCGCCATTCATTACAAATATACGTCCAGTCATTTGGGATTTAGAACATTCTTTAACATTATATCCAATACCTTCCACTATGATCATTTGTGATTTATCTAGTCCACAATTCGATTTGACTTACAACGGTtgtaaatcaataaatCCAGGTAGATTCATGCATAAGAGAAGAGCAAGATACGTCGAATATAAACcttctttgaagaaaattacTCAAGAAGaagtatatttttaaacaAAATTACGTACATACATGCATTATAGGTACTTTGTTTACCAAtgagatatatataacagCCTCGTTTTATAGATAAAACAATGTCATCTCTaatcctttttttttttccttgaGAAATGTGGGTATGTGTGGTTTGGTTCACCTTAATATGGATATTTTTTAAACTTACTTGTAATATCACTTGGCATACAATATTTAGGATCAATTggtttcaattcttcaaacCCCATTAAACTTAACCCTGTAAGACCGAACAAAGTATGAAATACATCAACTTCATTATCAGGTCTATCACTTATACCACCTTGTGTTTCATCTTGACATTTTAAAATGAATTCtctcaattttttaaaatttatCCAATTTAATCGATCAATAATAGACAATGAAGATAATACCCACCAACTATAGCATACATCTGGTAATTTACTTGGTCTTCCATTTAACCCACCTTCTGGTAATTGTCTTTCACATAACCACCATCcaattttttgtatttgtttTGATGTTAACCTATCCAATGAATTAGTAATAGCCAATGTAGCCAAACAAGTAAATGATTGAGCTGCATGACTTTCTGCTCCTGGACATAGACCAAACCCACCATCAAAATTATAACATttcaatataaaattaACAGCAGGTTCTACCACTTCAGGTGTCAATTTACCCAATATGGATAAGGCACTCAATGCCGTATATACAAATCTTGTATCAACTTCACCAAATCTATCCCCTTGAAAAGAACCATCTTCCAATTGATTACTTGTAATAAACGCCACACATTTCTCAAATTGTTCATCAGACAATCTATGAAGGGACTCATATGTAGCTAATATTTGGATCCCAGATAGCGTCGATAAAAGATGAGCATCATGACGATGGAAGGGACCAAAGCCACCAGTTTTATCATCCCAACAAGATAAGACAAATTTAATCACTTgttctttatcaaatttatcttGAGCATCAAGGATGTAGAGTGCTGTAAGTCCCCAATAGACACCATTTAATCGTAAATGTTCAGAAAGCCAGTATTCTAGATCATTCTGCTTTTTATCTAAGGATTCTATATATGCAATATGTTTCTCTTTGAGCAATTGCAATGGTTGGGACATTTGTATTTCCTTCGTTATTATTCCTTCTTTTCCTGGTGTCTTGTTTCATTTAATGCTGTCAAGTTGTTAATATTAACATTCTTgtccattattattttattaatgttaattaactgaaaaataaaaagatcATCTCAAAAAGatcaagaaacaaaagCCTTTCAAAATGGCAAACCCATAGAAACCAATATAGATCTACAAATTGAAGCTATTATGTCGAAGGATAAAGGAGTTTCTTTAACAGATTTGAAGGTTGATATCGATTATAAGCAAACCGGGCAAGAAGAAAGTGTAGGAGATGCCTTAAGAAGACTGGAATTCCAAAGgcaagaaaaattacataTTGTCCCTGTTGATGATACAGAGGTTCGTCAAGTGCTTCGATTCCTTGGTGAACAAGAGGAGAAGACTAATCAGGAAGACAATTTCAGCAGAAGGGAAAGATTAGCTGAGTTATTCTTTCTTAACAAGGATTATCTAACGAAATATAAGAAttctaatcttttcaaaggtactattgatttgaatgaGGAGAAGAAAGATAATGACTTcgacgatgatgatgaggagTTCTATACACCAGCTAATGAATCACTGATCGAGGCAAggaaatatattcttcgATATAGTATTGATAAATCAAGAGATAAGTTACGagaacaaaaagaaaaggcaattaattttaatatagtTACAGAATTAAAATCAAGAAGAGGGTTGtatgaaaaaatcaaacaaaTCGAACTGGTTGGATCTGAAGTTGTATCTACCAGACCTGTGtcaaaaataagaataaattCAGATGGTTCTTCAAGTGTATGTGGGACTTGGGCAGGTGATGTAAAAATACTGGAGCCcaaatcattgaaaactATTGCAAGTCTTCCGAGCGTCCACGATGGTAAAATAGGTGGGCTAGACTGGAACACTTCGTATGATTTGATAGTGAGTGGAGCAGAAGATGCATTAGTTAAACTTCATACTTACAAGGAGGGTCGCCTGGAGACAGCTGCTGTACTTCAAGGCCATGAAGGTCGTGTAGTAAATGTAAAATTCCATCCCTCGAACAAATTCATTGCAAGTGCATCCTTTGATCAAACATGGCGGTTATGGGATGTCGAAACTGGAGCAGAAATACAGCTGCAAGAGGGACATGCCAAAGAAGTTTACGCTTTGGGATTTCAACAAGACGGTGCATTACTTTGTTCTGGTGGTCTAGATAATACTGCTATAATATGGGATCTTAGATCTGGTAAATCAATTATGACGCTGAATGGGCATGCTAAACCGATTTATTGTTTAGATTGGTCCCCTAATGGGCACGAAGTTGCAACAGGTGGTGGAGATggtttaataaatatatggGATTTAAGAAAAGCACAAACTCCTCCAAATATATTACCTGCTCATAGTAATATTGTCAGTGATTTACATTATGAAAGGTCACAAGGGAGATACCTTGTTTCGTGTGGGTATGATAGAtgtatcaattttttcagcTCTGACAGCTGGAGAAAAATCTGTAGTAAAGAGGGACATACGGATAAGATACTTAGCGTTGACTCATCTGACAATGCAGACTATATGCTAAGTTCCGGTTGGAACAGATCAATCAAATTATGGCAAAGATAAATTATACCTACCAACTTAATGCattgtatatattatatttatagaaATATGCTTTATAGAATTTTCTTCGAAAAACAAATTCATGTTTtccaatatatatatttcattatttattttctaattaGCGTTTATTTCCTGTGGGACGTATTCTTGGGGTTGGAATATTGCTTAGTCTTTCTTGCACCGAGGAcatatcatttttcaaattcaaatattcagACTTTTCTATTCGTAATACATTTTGcatttcatcaattttttgaagtaAACCATCCTTCTCCATCGcatttttatcaattgtttcctttattgaaatttccGAAGTAGTAATTTCATGTACAGTTGACTCTGTCTCCTTTTGTAGATCAGCTATTGACTTTTCTGCTCTTTCAATCTCCTTTTGcatatattcattttctgaCTCCctaaatttattaacatcTTCTGATTTCTCAATTGCGTCACACACTTCTAGTTTAGACACATATAATTCCCTGAGTTTATTATAGTCCCCACCTTTTTCTCCCAAATCTTGTAAATGCTTTTCAAACTGTCTTTCTAACTTGCTAATGATTTCCTTATAATTCGATATCtctttttccattttattTACAGAATCCGTATTAACTCTCAGTTTCGTCATGGAATTTGAGTATTTTGCATTGATTTTGGACctttcatcattataaaGATCAATATGGCTATTCTGTATAGgatttaaagatttataGTCATTCAGTTCTTGTCTTTGAAGTTCGATTGCCTTATATTTATCGCCTATTGATTGGAGAAGTTTGTGTGTGATGATTCCGCTTGATAAATGATAGTCTACATCAGAGGAATCATCCCCTGTGCTGATACCAGTCAACTGTGACATATCCTGTTTCAGTGGGTTTGTTGaatattgatttttgaCTCTTTTGGTATTATAAAATGGTATTTTTTTAGTAGTAGTTTGAATGTTCCCTTTATCCTGTTTTTGGCGACCTCTCTTTTTAGTAGCAAACGCTTCCTCCAAGTCGTCTTCGACTTGTGTATAATGGACTTCAGTGAGTAAGGATCTCTCAACATCCATCGAAGTATAATCCTTTATAGGGTACATGTCAGGTAATGGCCATGGGATACTTGGATCTTCCAACCAATCCAGTAGATAATTAAGATTTTGTGCATATATGGGTCTTAAATCAGGAGGCAACGTTCCTACTCGATCTCTCAATATCACTACTGCTGCAGTAACTTTCTCCAAATATTTCTCACTTGATTTACCATATTTTTTACCAAAATAGGCGCTACAATGATCTATTGAATTTATCGTGATTAATCTTACAATAGGAGCCTTTGCAGTTTTCCCCCTACCATTTCTTAAATGTTTTAAAATCTGTTGAATATCAGCATCATTGGTAGCTACAGTGTTGTCAAGTGCAATTAACATATCAAATTGATTGGGATCCTTAATGGGGAATTTAGATTTGTCCCAATTCTTAGAGGGGAAGATGTGACAAATACACGAATGAGATTTTGGTTTTTGTTTAGACTTGATTGAGTTACCGTCATATCTCTTGATATTTACTTTATTACCCAGAAGTAAAGCCTCTAGTAAATC encodes:
- the HDA3 gene encoding Hda3p (similar to Saccharomyces cerevisiae HDA3 (YPR179C); ancestral locus Anc_7.535), which gives rise to MDLLKILDTKPIPSIADARTLGVSGNTSGDYWLPTTMSLYQKELTDQIVSLHYSDILRYFETEDYKEDVVLESMRTMCTNSELVSTHPFLLIDHFLPKSLITKDVPLHMVETSGKFAALRDLINLVQEYETNTAIVCRPGRTMDLLEALLLGNKVNIKRYDGNSIKSKQKPKSHSCICHIFPSKNWDKSKFPIKDPNQFDMLIALDNTVATNDADIQQILKHLRNGRGKTAKAPIVRLITINSIDHCSAYFGKKYGKSSEKYLEKVTAAVVILRDRVGTLPPDLRPIYAQNLNYLLDWLEDPSIPWPLPDMYPIKDYTSMDVERSLLTEVHYTQVEDDLEEAFATKKRGRQKQDKGNIQTTTKKIPFYNTKRVKNQYSTNPLKQDMSQLTGISTGDDSSDVDYHLSSGIITHKLLQSIGDKYKAIELQRQELNDYKSLNPIQNSHIDLYNDERSKINAKYSNSMTKLRVNTDSVNKMEKEISNYKEIISKLERQFEKHLQDLGEKGGDYNKLRELYVSKLEVCDAIEKSEDVNKFRESENEYMQKEIERAEKSIADLQKETESTVHEITTSEISIKETIDKNAMEKDGLLQKIDEMQNVLRIEKSEYLNLKNDMSSVQERLSNIPTPRIRPTGNKR
- the BET2 gene encoding Rab geranylgeranyltransferase BET2 (similar to Saccharomyces cerevisiae BET2 (YPR176C); ancestral locus Anc_7.533); amino-acid sequence: MSQPLQLLKEKHIAYIESLDKKQNDLEYWLSEHLRLNGVYWGLTALYILDAQDKFDKEQVIKFVLSCWDDKTGGFGPFHRHDAHLLSTLSGIQILATYESLHRLSDEQFEKCVAFITSNQLEDGSFQGDRFGEVDTRFVYTALSALSILGKLTPEVVEPAVNFILKCYNFDGGFGLCPGAESHAAQSFTCLATLAITNSLDRLTSKQIQKIGWWLCERQLPEGGLNGRPSKLPDVCYSWWVLSSLSIIDRLNWINFKKLREFILKCQDETQGGISDRPDNEVDVFHTLFGLTGLSLMGFEELKPIDPKYCMPSDITSKFKKYPY
- the PRP4 gene encoding U4/U6-U5 snRNP complex subunit PRP4 (similar to Saccharomyces cerevisiae PRP4 (YPR178W); ancestral locus Anc_7.534) encodes the protein MSKDKGVSLTDLKVDIDYKQTGQEESVGDALRRLEFQRQEKLHIVPVDDTEVRQVLRFLGEQEEKTNQEDNFSRRERLAELFFLNKDYLTKYKNSNLFKGTIDLNEEKKDNDFDDDDEEFYTPANESLIEARKYILRYSIDKSRDKLREQKEKAINFNIVTELKSRRGLYEKIKQIELVGSEVVSTRPVSKIRINSDGSSSVCGTWAGDVKILEPKSLKTIASLPSVHDGKIGGLDWNTSYDLIVSGAEDALVKLHTYKEGRLETAAVLQGHEGRVVNVKFHPSNKFIASASFDQTWRLWDVETGAEIQLQEGHAKEVYALGFQQDGALLCSGGLDNTAIIWDLRSGKSIMTLNGHAKPIYCLDWSPNGHEVATGGGDGLINIWDLRKAQTPPNILPAHSNIVSDLHYERSQGRYLVSCGYDRCINFFSSDSWRKICSKEGHTDKILSVDSSDNADYMLSSGWNRSIKLWQR